A stretch of Triticum aestivum cultivar Chinese Spring chromosome 1D, IWGSC CS RefSeq v2.1, whole genome shotgun sequence DNA encodes these proteins:
- the LOC123167349 gene encoding xyloglucan galactosyltransferase KATAMARI1 homolog — translation MMKRHNSAALPPSTGGEMHEETTGKADKSYKRPSRCSRLCSFLIIAAAFSMLACHCYDYAHGGVARVEHGPASSRRRGGSPFSDPAVPPRRDTGDRKVSADNEARELAAADARRRRELCTGQYIYVQELPSRFNTDMVWDCEDLSPSKGMCKYTANGGFGPRLRGGDGGVLQETGWYDSDELALDVIFHDRIKRYECLTNDSSLASAVYVPFYAGLDVARHLWGHNVSTRDAMALEMVDLVTARPEWRALGGRDHFFVAGRTTWDFRRQGDVDTEWGNKLFRLPAVRNMTAIVVEASPWDRNDAAIPYPTAFHPATDEATFFWQDRVRGLERQWLFSFAGAHAEDSKSIASNLVEQCRASAACSLMECTKGPSNQCDSPASVMKLFQSSTFCLQPRGDRYTRRLAFDAVLAGCIPVFFHPGTAYVQYTWHLPKNHTDYSVYISEEDVRRNVSVEERLRRIPPEAVERMRGAVVGLIPAVTYSDTSTKLESTVNDAFDLALWGVIRKVAKMRKRIAEGRAEDEKPEMYSWKYPLLGEGQKAEDPHEWDPLFAFN, via the coding sequence ATGATGAAGCGACACAACTCTGCTGCCCTCCCGCCGTCGACGGGCGGCGAGATGCATGAGGAGACGACGGGCAAGGCGGACAAGTCATACAAGCGGCCTAGCCGCTGCTCCCGCCTCTGCTCCTTCCTCATCATCGCCGCCGCCTTCTCGATGCTGGCATGCCACTGCTACGACTACGCCCACGGCGGCGTCGCGCGCGTCGAGCACGGCCCTGCGTCCTCGCGACGCCGCGGCGGGTCGCCCTTCTCCGACCCTGCCGTCCCGCCTCGGCGTGACACCGGCGACCGGAAGGTTTCGGCCGACAACGAAGCGCGCGAGCTCGCTGCTGCGGATGCGAGGCGGAGGCGAGAGCTGTGCACCGGCCAGTACATCTACGTCCAGGAGCTGCCTTCCCGCTTCAACACGGACATGGTCTGGGACTGCGAGGACCTCTCCCCGTCCAAGGGCATGTGCAAGTACACGGCCAACGGCGGCTTCGGCCCGCGGCtcagaggcggcgacggcggcgtgctcCAGGAGACCGGGTGGTACGACTCCGACGAGCTCGCCCTGGACGTCATCTTCCACGACCGGATCAAGCGGTACGAGTGCCTCACCAACGACTCCTCCCTCGCGTCTGCCGTCTACGTCCCGTTCTACGCCGGCCTCGACGTGGCGCGCCACCTCTGGGGGCACAACGTCTCCACGCGGGACGCGATGGCGCTGGAGATGGTGGATCTGGTCACGGCGCGCCCCGAGTGGCGCGCCCTGGGCGGTCGAGACCATTTCTTCGTCGCCGGCCGCACCACGTGGGACTTCCGGCGGCAGGGCGACGTCGACACTGAGTGGGGAAACAAGCTTTTCCGCCTGCCAGCCGTCCGGAACATGACCGCGATCGTAGTGGAGGCCAGCCCGTGGGACCGGAACGACGCCGCCATCCCGTACCCCACCGCATTCCACCCGGCGACCGACGAGGCCACCTTCTTCTGGCAGGACCGGGTGCGCGGGCTGGAGCGCCAGTGGCTCTTCTCCTTCGCCGGCGCCCACGCCGAGGACAGCAAGTCCATCGCAAGCAACCTCGTCGAGCAGTGCAGGGCGTCCGCCGCCTGCTCGCTGATGGAGTGCACGAAGGGGCCGAGCAACCAGTGCGACTCCCCGGCCAGCGTCATGAAACTCTTCCAGAGCTCGACGTTCTGCCTCCAGCCGCGGGGCGACAGGTACACGCGCAGGCTGGCCTTCGACGCCGTGCTCGCCGGTTGCATCCCGGTCTTCTTCCACCCCGGCACGGCGTACGTGCAGTACACATGGCACCTGCCCAAGAACCACACCGATTACTCGGTGTACATCTCGGAGGAGGACGTGCGCAGgaacgtgagcgtggaggagaggCTGCGGCGGATACCGCCGGAAGCCGTCGAGAGGATGAGGGGCGCGGTCGTGGGCCTCATCCCGGCGGTGACCTACAGTGACACGTCAACGAAGCTTGAGTCGACCGTGAATGACGCGTTCGACTTGGCGCTGTGGGGCGTCATTCGGAAGGTGGCGAAGATGAGGAAACGCATCGCGGAGGGCCGTGCAGAGGATGAGAAGCCAGAGATGTATAGTTGGAAATACCCATTGTTGGGAGAAGGGCAGAAGGCTGAGGATCCCCATGAATGGGATCCCTTGTTTGCCTTCAATTAG